A section of the Castanea sativa cultivar Marrone di Chiusa Pesio chromosome 12, ASM4071231v1 genome encodes:
- the LOC142619936 gene encoding putative pectin methylesterase CGR3, translating into MSRRPGNHARRLGDNGGLFSSSKSRSSPLLSLGLIVVGGLLFIAYSYRNSGGFGNNLDTTSRVEGDYSCTAEVHRALPILKKAYGDSMHKVLHVGPDTCSVVSKLLKEEETAAWGVEPYDIEDADSSCRALVHKGIVRVADIKFPLPYRPKSFSLVIISDALDYLSPRYLNKTLPDLARVSADGLVVFTGYPGHQRAKVSDVSKFGRAAKLRSATWWVRYFVQTNLEENETAIKKFEQAATKRSFVPNCQIFHLRSFQ; encoded by the exons ATGTCGAGGAGACCAGGAAATCACGCTCGACGATTAGGTGACAATGGAGGTTTATTTTCCAGTTCGAAATCACGGTCTTCGCCGCTTTTGTCTTTGGGGCTTATCGTCGTG GGAGGACTGCTTTTTATTGCCTATTCATACAGAAATTCAG GTGGATTTGGCAACAATTTAGACACTACAAGCAGGGTTGAAG GTGATTACTCATGCACTGCAGAGGTCCATCGAGCACTTCCTATTTTGAAAAAAGCATATGGTGACAGCATGCATAAAGTTTTGCATGTTGGCCCAGACACCTGTTCAGTGGTTTCTAAATTGCTTAAAGAGGAGGAAACTGCGGCTTGGGGCGTGGAACCATATGATATAGAGGATGCAGATAGCAGCTGCAGGGCTCTTGTCCACAAAGGCATTGTGCGTGTAGCTGATATTAAGTTTCCTCTTCCATATCGGCCAAAATCGTTTTCTCTTGTAATTATTTCTGATGCTTTAGATTACTTATCTCCAAGATACCTCAACAAGACCCTTCCTGATTTGGCAAGAGTATCAGCTGATGGTCTTGTGGTATTTACAG GCTATCCTGGTCATCAGAGGGCTAAAGTTTCCGACGTGTCCAAATTCGGAAGAGCT GCTAAATTGAGGAGTGCGACCTGGTGGGTACGATATTTTGTTCAGACTAACTTAGAAGAGAATGAAACTGCCATTAAGAAGTTTGAGCAAGCTGCTACAAAGAGGTCATTCGTTCCAAATTGCCAAATATTCCACCTCAGGTCATTCCAGTGA